A single genomic interval of Verrucomicrobiota bacterium harbors:
- a CDS encoding sugar ABC transporter substrate-binding protein → MNYKPKRIPHLLLASFAFAALLLSGCGKSDSSGGAPGANAKALTIGVAFETLQTEYWVAGFEAIKAELSKRQIKVLEAIADSDANRQLEQVKNLVTRKVDGIILVPKDAKSTVPAIKAANDAGIPVVLFNRIADPGSAKFVGVQADNLKLAQETVAFMVAEARKTGRKHKAMVVMGDLGDLNAIGRRDGFDAAVKGNEDIIEVVARVPSEWNQEKAQAGVVNALQANPDISFLFTSSDFLFPSIVTALKQAGKYHKIGTPGHVILGGFDGDATAWQMMVDGYLDATGVQDVYFEASASVQAILDLLEKKQVPELIRDPGFVITQANMEQMKARMWGAQIRK, encoded by the coding sequence ATGAACTACAAACCTAAACGAATCCCTCACCTTCTGCTCGCGAGCTTCGCGTTCGCCGCTCTCCTTCTCAGCGGCTGCGGTAAATCCGATTCCTCTGGCGGAGCGCCGGGGGCGAACGCCAAAGCTCTCACCATCGGAGTCGCCTTTGAAACTCTGCAGACTGAATACTGGGTCGCCGGCTTCGAGGCCATCAAGGCCGAGTTGTCGAAGCGCCAGATCAAAGTTCTGGAGGCCATCGCCGATAGCGACGCCAACCGCCAACTCGAACAGGTCAAGAACCTCGTCACACGAAAGGTGGACGGCATTATCCTGGTGCCCAAGGACGCGAAGAGCACCGTGCCCGCGATCAAGGCGGCCAACGACGCGGGAATTCCGGTCGTGCTCTTCAACCGCATCGCGGATCCAGGGTCGGCAAAATTCGTCGGTGTGCAAGCGGACAACCTGAAGCTGGCGCAGGAGACGGTCGCGTTCATGGTGGCCGAAGCGCGCAAGACCGGACGCAAGCACAAGGCCATGGTCGTCATGGGCGATCTGGGCGATCTGAACGCCATCGGCCGGCGTGACGGCTTCGACGCCGCCGTGAAGGGAAACGAGGACATCATCGAAGTCGTCGCACGTGTTCCCTCCGAGTGGAACCAGGAGAAGGCGCAAGCCGGAGTGGTCAATGCCCTCCAGGCGAATCCCGACATCAGCTTCCTCTTCACGTCGTCGGACTTTCTGTTCCCCTCGATCGTCACCGCCCTTAAACAGGCGGGCAAGTATCACAAGATCGGCACGCCGGGCCATGTCATCCTCGGCGGCTTCGACGGCGACGCCACCGCGTGGCAAATGATGGTGGACGGCTACCTCGACGCGACCGGAGTTCAGGATGTTTACTTCGAGGCTTCGGCCAGCGTGCAGGCCATCCTTGACCTGCTCGAGAAGAAGCAGGTCCCCGAGTTGATTCGCGACCCGGGCTTCGTCATCACCCAGGCTAATATGGAGCAAATGAAGGCGCGGATGTGGGGGGCGCAGATTAGGAAGTAG
- a CDS encoding Gfo/Idh/MocA family oxidoreductase yields MKPLRFAIFGAGFWSRVQLAAWREIGGTECVAIYNRTRERAEAFARDFGVPAVYDDPEKLLREVQPDFVDNITEVGGHKPLSLLCAKHRIPCICQKPMAPTLADARAMVAAFDRAKTPFFVHENWRWQTPVRALIETLRSGAIGTPFRARLTMISGFDVWANQPALRELERFIMTDLGVHLFDTARACFGEAHSVYGQTHRTLRPAVKGENVATLLFAMGKARTSVVVELAYAKTPVEREIFPQTLAFVEGPQGSLELTADYGLRITTKKGTHSRRHPPPRYSWADPRYDVAQASMVPCLRDLLGALHGERPGETTGADNLKTMELTFAAYESAAKDRVIHLQP; encoded by the coding sequence ATGAAGCCCCTTCGCTTCGCCATCTTCGGGGCCGGCTTCTGGTCGCGCGTCCAACTCGCGGCCTGGCGTGAGATCGGCGGCACAGAATGTGTCGCCATCTACAACCGCACGCGCGAACGCGCCGAGGCCTTCGCGCGCGATTTCGGCGTGCCCGCAGTTTATGACGACCCGGAGAAATTGCTGCGCGAGGTCCAGCCGGACTTCGTGGACAACATCACCGAAGTCGGCGGGCACAAGCCGCTCTCGCTGCTTTGCGCGAAACACCGCATCCCCTGCATCTGCCAGAAGCCGATGGCGCCCACCCTGGCCGATGCACGCGCGATGGTCGCCGCCTTCGACCGCGCGAAGACGCCGTTCTTCGTCCATGAAAACTGGCGCTGGCAGACGCCGGTGCGCGCGCTCATCGAAACCCTGCGTTCTGGGGCCATCGGCACCCCGTTTCGGGCGCGGTTGACGATGATTTCCGGCTTCGACGTCTGGGCCAATCAGCCTGCTTTGCGCGAGCTCGAACGGTTCATCATGACCGACCTTGGCGTGCATCTCTTCGACACGGCCCGGGCCTGCTTCGGCGAAGCGCACTCGGTCTATGGCCAGACGCACCGGACGCTGAGGCCCGCCGTCAAGGGCGAGAACGTCGCCACTCTCCTGTTCGCCATGGGCAAGGCGCGCACGAGCGTGGTCGTCGAGCTGGCCTACGCCAAGACACCGGTCGAGCGGGAGATTTTTCCCCAGACCCTGGCCTTCGTGGAAGGTCCGCAGGGCAGCCTCGAGCTTACCGCCGACTACGGGCTGCGAATCACCACGAAAAAGGGCACCCACAGCCGGAGGCATCCGCCGCCGCGCTATTCCTGGGCCGATCCGCGCTACGACGTCGCCCAGGCCAGCATGGTGCCGTGCCTGCGAGACCTGCTCGGCGCGCTCCACGGCGAGAGGCCCGGCGAGACGACCGGAGCCGACAACCTCAAGACCATGGAACTGACGTTTGCCGCTTACGAAAGCGCGGCGAAGGATCGCGTCATTCACCTGCAGCCGTGA
- a CDS encoding ribulose 1,5-bisphosphate carboxylase, giving the protein MSQPNIIARYRIETCLPLDQVAETIAGEQSSGTFLPVPGETEELKARARAKVTHIKLLDTVDAPSLQGGRKPKGASDPLQYQRAEITLAFPFDNLGANLPTLVATVCGNLYELSDHSGCKLLDLELPPAFGAKYPGPQFSVAGTRKLAGVHDRPIIGTIVKPSVGFTADQTADLVRELGEAGIDFIKDDELQADGPHCPLKDRVAAVMRVINELADRTGKKVMFAFNITDDLDAMLRHHDTVLAAGGTCVMVSLHSIGLPGLLELRRRCALPIHGHRNGWGLYTRHPLLGVEYPAWQKLWRLAGADHLHVNGLQNKFWEPDDSVVRSIQACRTPMFRPDDTAMPVISSGQWGGQAPETFRLTGTTDLMYVAGGGIMAHPMGPAAGLRGLQQAWEAAVKGVDLNTYAATHPELKETMDKFGRGR; this is encoded by the coding sequence ATGAGCCAGCCCAACATCATCGCCCGCTACCGCATCGAGACCTGCCTGCCGCTGGACCAGGTTGCGGAGACGATTGCTGGCGAGCAATCGTCCGGCACGTTCCTTCCGGTGCCCGGGGAGACGGAAGAATTGAAGGCCCGGGCGCGGGCCAAAGTCACTCACATCAAGCTCCTCGACACGGTGGACGCGCCGAGCCTCCAGGGCGGACGCAAGCCCAAGGGCGCGTCCGACCCGCTCCAATATCAGCGCGCTGAAATCACGCTCGCGTTTCCGTTCGACAATCTCGGCGCGAACCTTCCCACCCTCGTCGCCACGGTATGCGGCAATCTTTACGAGTTGAGCGATCACTCCGGCTGCAAGCTGCTCGACCTCGAATTGCCGCCGGCCTTCGGCGCGAAGTATCCGGGGCCGCAATTCAGCGTCGCGGGCACGCGGAAGCTGGCGGGCGTTCACGACCGCCCCATCATCGGCACGATCGTCAAGCCGAGCGTTGGCTTCACCGCGGACCAGACCGCAGATCTCGTGCGCGAGCTCGGCGAAGCGGGGATCGATTTCATCAAGGACGACGAACTTCAAGCCGACGGGCCGCATTGCCCGTTGAAAGATCGTGTCGCCGCTGTGATGAGGGTGATCAACGAACTCGCCGATCGCACGGGCAAGAAGGTGATGTTCGCGTTCAACATCACTGACGATCTCGACGCGATGCTGCGGCATCACGACACCGTCCTGGCCGCCGGCGGCACCTGCGTGATGGTGAGCCTGCACAGCATCGGTTTGCCCGGGTTGCTCGAATTGCGACGCCGCTGCGCGCTGCCCATCCATGGTCATCGCAATGGCTGGGGCCTTTACACCCGACATCCGCTCCTCGGTGTGGAGTATCCCGCCTGGCAGAAGCTCTGGCGACTGGCCGGCGCCGATCACCTCCACGTCAACGGGCTGCAGAACAAATTCTGGGAACCAGACGACTCGGTCGTGCGCAGCATCCAGGCCTGTCGCACGCCGATGTTCCGGCCCGACGACACCGCCATGCCGGTGATCAGCTCCGGCCAATGGGGCGGCCAGGCCCCGGAGACTTTTCGCCTCACCGGCACCACCGATCTCATGTATGTCGCCGGCGGCGGGATCATGGCGCATCCCATGGGACCGGCGGCCGGTCTGCGCGGCCTGCAACAGGCCTGGGAAGCGGCGGTGAAGGGAGTGGATTTGAACACCTACGCGGCAACGCACCCTGAGTTGAAGGAGACGATGGATAAGTTTGGAAGAGGGAGATGA
- a CDS encoding semialdehyde dehydrogenase, with the protein MISLALLGAGGKMGCRVIDHLKDDPGYRLLYVETGERGLANLRERGVSPTPRDEALCAADVVILAVPDRVLGKVAHEVVPRLRPGCMVFTLDPAAAHAGELPVRPDITYFVSHPCHPDVFDHFQTEAEINDFFGGTHARQAIVCALMQGPEEHYALGERIARDIYAPVTRSHRITVEQMAILEPTMAETCGIALVLALREVLEETVRRGVPRAAAEDFMNGHIKVEMGIGFGKTQFPFSDGAKLIAEYGRRKIFADDWLRKLFEPQSVKEQVRMIVEGKLPENG; encoded by the coding sequence CTGATCAGTCTCGCCCTTCTCGGCGCCGGCGGAAAAATGGGCTGCCGCGTCATCGATCATCTGAAGGACGACCCTGGCTACCGGCTGCTCTACGTCGAGACGGGTGAACGCGGCTTGGCCAACCTCCGCGAGCGCGGCGTCTCGCCGACCCCGCGCGATGAGGCCCTCTGTGCCGCGGATGTCGTCATCCTGGCGGTGCCCGACCGCGTGCTCGGCAAAGTGGCCCACGAAGTCGTCCCACGGCTGCGCCCCGGCTGCATGGTCTTCACCCTCGACCCGGCGGCAGCTCATGCCGGCGAACTGCCGGTCCGGCCCGACATCACCTACTTCGTCTCGCATCCGTGCCATCCGGATGTGTTCGACCATTTCCAGACCGAGGCTGAGATCAACGATTTCTTCGGCGGCACTCATGCCCGTCAGGCGATCGTCTGCGCCCTGATGCAGGGCCCCGAGGAGCATTACGCGCTCGGTGAACGGATCGCGCGCGACATCTATGCGCCCGTCACGCGTTCGCACCGGATCACCGTCGAGCAGATGGCGATTCTCGAGCCGACCATGGCCGAAACCTGCGGCATCGCACTCGTCCTGGCGCTGCGGGAGGTGCTGGAGGAAACGGTGCGCCGGGGCGTGCCGCGCGCCGCCGCCGAGGATTTCATGAATGGCCACATCAAGGTCGAAATGGGTATCGGCTTTGGGAAAACCCAGTTTCCATTTTCCGACGGGGCCAAACTCATCGCGGAATACGGCCGCCGCAAAATCTTCGCCGACGATTGGCTGCGCAAGCTCTTCGAACCGCAAAGCGTGAAGGAGCAGGTCCGAATGATCGTGGAAGGAAAGCTGCCGGAGAACGGCTGA
- a CDS encoding four-carbon acid sugar kinase family protein yields the protein MEALSKAGLRTVLFLKPPTTGQLARYPGMRAFGIAGGSRTMSPEEMERALPPAFEALRSSGAPVIHYKMCSTFDSSPTIGSVGRAIEIGRRVFGDRPTPLMVGAPVLGRYVVFGNLFARSGLDTEPFRLDRHPTMSRHPVTPMREADIRLILAEQTPLPVVLVDVLKLEQDADSALRPAGGKAAPIVLFDTLREEHLPEIGRRIEEMAKGGPLFTVGSSGVEYALTAHWNGRFGTALGSTPRMNQDDTGASSASRRFDLPTPQAVNQIIAVSGSCSPVTDRQIERAIDHGFAEIGAGPELLAPMASIAAVLQHAQSLLEQQRSVIVHSSRGPDDARYDSKLGGEKQSQLCDSLGRILETLLASSGLRRAVVCGGDTSMHVARALGVEALEYVGPIAPGSPLCKIHAPGRIADGCEIVFKGGQVGRDHFFLDVLQGGPRPT from the coding sequence ATGGAGGCGTTGTCGAAAGCCGGCCTGCGAACGGTGCTGTTTCTGAAGCCGCCGACGACAGGCCAACTGGCCCGCTATCCGGGAATGCGTGCGTTCGGCATCGCGGGCGGCTCGCGCACAATGTCGCCGGAGGAAATGGAGCGCGCGTTGCCACCTGCCTTCGAGGCGCTTCGGTCCAGCGGCGCGCCGGTCATCCACTACAAGATGTGCTCGACGTTCGACTCTTCACCGACGATCGGCTCCGTAGGCCGCGCCATCGAGATCGGCCGGCGCGTGTTCGGCGACCGGCCGACGCCGCTCATGGTGGGCGCGCCGGTGCTTGGGAGATACGTCGTCTTCGGAAATCTCTTCGCCCGTTCCGGCCTCGACACGGAACCGTTCCGCCTCGACCGCCATCCCACCATGAGCCGCCACCCGGTCACGCCCATGCGCGAGGCGGACATCCGGTTGATTCTTGCCGAACAGACGCCATTGCCGGTGGTGCTTGTGGATGTGTTGAAGCTGGAGCAAGACGCCGATTCTGCGCTCCGTCCCGCGGGCGGAAAGGCCGCGCCAATCGTGCTGTTTGACACCCTGCGAGAGGAGCACCTTCCGGAAATCGGCCGGAGGATCGAAGAAATGGCGAAAGGCGGACCGCTTTTCACCGTCGGCTCCAGCGGAGTTGAATACGCGCTGACGGCTCATTGGAATGGGAGATTCGGCACAGCGCTTGGGAGCACTCCGAGAATGAATCAGGACGACACCGGCGCGTCCTCCGCATCCCGCCGGTTCGACCTGCCCACTCCCCAGGCGGTGAACCAGATTATCGCCGTTTCCGGAAGCTGCTCGCCGGTGACGGACCGTCAGATTGAGCGGGCCATCGATCATGGCTTCGCGGAAATCGGCGCGGGACCGGAGCTTCTCGCCCCGATGGCATCGATCGCAGCCGTGTTGCAACACGCCCAGTCGCTCCTGGAACAGCAGCGCTCTGTGATCGTCCATAGCAGCCGGGGACCGGACGACGCGCGATACGACTCCAAACTCGGCGGCGAAAAGCAGTCGCAGCTCTGCGATTCCCTGGGACGAATCCTGGAAACATTGCTCGCCAGTTCCGGCCTGCGTCGGGCTGTTGTCTGCGGCGGCGACACCTCGATGCACGTGGCCCGCGCCCTGGGAGTTGAGGCGCTCGAATACGTCGGCCCCATCGCACCCGGATCGCCGTTGTGCAAGATTCACGCCCCCGGACGGATTGCGGATGGCTGTGAAATTGTCTTCAAGGGCGGCCAGGTCGGCCGCGATCATTTCTTCCTCGATGTCCTCCAGGGAGGGCCGCGACCCACGTGA
- a CDS encoding ABC transporter permease → MPPFLRRILTSEYWTLLLCAAYFVALAPFTPGFATAGNLANVFSAMLPLLVVATGQTVVLITAGIDLSVTSIIALASVTGALLINGDQGLLAGHAAAVPAGVLAMVALGAAIGLLNGTLITQLRMPPFVVTLTGMMFFSGFAIWLTEAKSIAALPSGFLALGKNPWLAGAIAAIVAAAGHLLLSRTLLGRWLYAIGHNPKVALVSGVPVNRTLILAYVWCGLCAGVAAVLITGRLESGSPVHWRSNLLDIIGATVIGGTSLYGGRGKVLWTVFGVLFLTLLDNSLNLLNLSHFSIMMVKGAVILAAAGLDAVKTRLGGGS, encoded by the coding sequence ATGCCCCCCTTTCTCAGACGAATACTGACGAGCGAATACTGGACTCTCCTGCTCTGTGCCGCCTACTTCGTCGCCCTGGCGCCGTTCACGCCCGGGTTCGCCACCGCCGGGAACCTGGCCAACGTGTTTTCGGCGATGCTGCCCTTGCTGGTGGTGGCCACGGGTCAGACCGTGGTGCTGATCACCGCCGGCATCGACCTTTCGGTCACCTCGATCATTGCGCTGGCTAGCGTGACGGGCGCGCTCTTGATCAATGGCGATCAAGGATTGCTGGCTGGCCATGCGGCCGCTGTTCCAGCGGGCGTTCTGGCCATGGTCGCTCTGGGCGCCGCCATTGGGTTGCTCAATGGCACGTTGATCACCCAACTGCGCATGCCGCCGTTCGTGGTCACGCTCACGGGCATGATGTTCTTCAGCGGCTTCGCCATCTGGCTGACCGAAGCCAAGTCGATTGCGGCTCTGCCTTCCGGCTTCCTCGCGCTTGGCAAGAACCCTTGGCTGGCGGGCGCGATTGCCGCGATTGTCGCCGCGGCCGGGCATCTGCTCCTGTCGCGGACGTTGCTTGGGCGCTGGCTCTATGCCATCGGTCACAACCCCAAGGTCGCGCTGGTTTCCGGCGTGCCGGTCAACCGCACCCTGATCCTGGCCTATGTTTGGTGCGGCCTGTGCGCGGGGGTGGCGGCGGTCCTGATCACCGGCCGTCTCGAGAGCGGATCCCCGGTGCATTGGCGAAGCAACCTGCTCGACATCATTGGCGCGACGGTGATCGGCGGCACGAGCCTTTATGGCGGCCGCGGCAAGGTTCTGTGGACCGTGTTCGGCGTGCTGTTCCTGACGCTGCTCGACAACAGCCTGAACCTGCTGAACCTCTCCCATTTCAGCATCATGATGGTGAAGGGCGCGGTCATCCTCGCCGCCGCCGGCTTGGATGCGGTGAAGACGAGGTTGGGGGGTGGTTCTTAA